The Candidatus Methanoperedens sp. genome window below encodes:
- a CDS encoding phosphate uptake regulator PhoU, whose translation MNNEIKKTSAEIRKVQVTGKSTFVVSLPKRWAVSAGITSGSLVHMHPQEDGTLLLTSNGGFAPQGPKSLNIDGRVGEPLIRDIIATYVAGYRVIELKAKNITHEQRKDITAIVKKLIGIEIIEETHDKVIIQDISNPGDMPIDMSFRRMHIKVQWMLDNTIKAMNTKDVSLASEVVRQDDEIDRLHLLISKQFMDILLHSRISEKSELGLTGAFYYRLASDQLERVSDHAGKIAGIMLESGEKIPHAMLDEIVKIGIISYKLVNDSVSSFTKCNAELANKVIEEHKKIGVELHRIRHPPATLDPDVVMSIGLIADSVKRIGDYAANVAELAIDFSKSI comes from the coding sequence ATGAATAATGAAATTAAAAAGACAAGTGCAGAAATAAGGAAAGTCCAGGTAACAGGAAAATCAACGTTCGTTGTTTCTCTCCCCAAGAGGTGGGCTGTCAGTGCCGGAATAACCTCCGGTTCCCTTGTTCACATGCATCCCCAGGAGGACGGGACTCTTCTTTTAACTTCAAACGGCGGTTTTGCGCCCCAGGGTCCAAAGAGCCTGAATATAGATGGAAGGGTGGGCGAGCCGCTGATAAGAGATATAATAGCCACCTACGTTGCCGGATATCGTGTGATTGAGCTTAAAGCCAAAAATATAACACATGAGCAGAGAAAAGATATAACGGCTATAGTCAAAAAGTTGATAGGTATTGAGATTATCGAAGAGACGCATGATAAGGTGATAATTCAGGATATCTCGAATCCGGGGGATATGCCTATCGATATGAGCTTTCGGCGCATGCATATAAAAGTGCAGTGGATGCTTGACAATACCATCAAGGCAATGAATACAAAAGATGTTTCTCTCGCCTCTGAGGTGGTAAGGCAGGACGATGAGATTGACCGCCTCCATCTATTGATATCAAAACAGTTCATGGATATTTTACTTCATTCAAGGATTTCCGAAAAAAGTGAACTCGGATTGACAGGGGCCTTCTACTACAGGCTGGCAAGCGACCAGTTAGAGCGCGTATCAGACCATGCGGGTAAGATTGCCGGCATAATGCTGGAATCAGGTGAAAAAATTCCTCATGCCATGCTCGATGAGATTGTTAAAATCGGTATCATCTCTTATAAGCTTGTCAATGATTCGGTTAGCTCCTTTACTAAATGTAATGCAGAGCTTGCAAACAAGGTTATCGAAGAGCATAAAAAAATAGGTGTAGAGCTGCACAGGATAAGGCACCCGCCAGCAACTCTTGATCCTGATGTGGTCATGTCCATAGGGCTCATAGCCGACAGCGTAAAAAGGATAGGGGATTATGCTGCAAATGTCGCCGAGTTAGCCATTGACTTCTCTAAGAGTATATAG